In Theileria parva strain Muguga chromosome 4 map unlocalized ctg_529, whole genome shotgun sequence, one DNA window encodes the following:
- the clpP gene encoding Clp protease family protein: MNLNIILLDIILIFVFKKSSFTKRISSHSFYPKSLFINNFSKINYNNLKLYNDSTDNDNQKESYDKAIDEFFIKNRMIFLSGELNDKVSFKIISSILRINENDPNLPIKFYINSPGGSVTAGLAIFDVLRSLKMPVETVSLGQAASMGAFLLASGTKGMRYAMPNSRIMIHQPLGGAHGQASDIEIQANEILQIREILNTNLSRFTGKSVQEIEKDCSRDNYMRPSEALQYGLIDHIIQTQ; the protein is encoded by the exons atgaatttaaatataattttacttgatataattttaatatttgtttttaaaaagtcTTCTTTTACCAAAAGAATCTCATCGCATAGTTTTTACCCTAAATCGCTCTTCATCAACAATTtcagtaaaattaactataataacTTAAAACTATACAATGATTCCACAGACAATGATAACCAG AAGGAATCTTATGATAAGGCAATTgatgaattttttatcaaaaatcGTATGATTTTCCTTTCTGGTGAACTGAATGATAAAGtttcatttaaaatcatttctTCCATTTTGAgaattaatgaaaatgatCCAAATTTACCAATTAAATTCTACATCAACTCCCCCGGAGGATCTGTTACTGCTG GGTTAGCCATATTTGATGTATTGAGGAGTTTGAAGATGCCAGTTGAGACTGTATCCCTAGGTCAAGCTGCTTCAATGGGTGCTTTTCTTTTAGCTTCTGGCACCAAAGGCATGAGATATGCTATGCCAAATTCACGAATTATGATACATCAGCCTTTAG GAGGGGCACATGGCCAGGCGAGCGACATAGAAATCCAAGCAAATGAGATATTACAAATTCGTGAAATTCTTAATACAAATCTGTCTCGATTTACTGGTAAAAGTGTTCAGGAAATTGAAAAAGACTGTTCCAGAGATAATTACATGAGGCCTTCAGAAGCTCTTCAATACGGTCTCATCGATCACATTATACAAActcaataa
- a CDS encoding Hsp20/alpha crystallin family protein: MSCILKCNDTNDEIIVGDIDNYNNKTYDYVEKPSVMYKPSTVVPPNNILEITPPKDLEYPITFYPTVDTFFDKDNNNLVTLMELPGFPISDIEINIGDGEMIVSGPRPKEELYEKFGENLNIQIRERKVGYFYRRFKLPNNAMDNTASACYDNGILSIIIECSQFNPIRRLEITNTPNYFINNKKNNINKINSNSIDNNNDQN, from the exons atgagtTGCATTTTAAAGTGTAATGACACTAACGACGAAATTATTGTCGGCGATATCGATAACTACAACAACAAAACATACGATTAC GTAGAGAAACCTTCAGTAATGTATAAACCAAGTACAGTGGTACCTCCGAATAATATTCTCGAGATCACACCACCAAAGGATTTGGAATATCCAATTACCTTTTATCCCACTGTCGACACTTTCTTTGATAAGgataataacaatttggTTACTCTCATGGAGCTTCCTGGATTTCCTATTTCTGatattgaaattaatatCGGTGATGGTGAAATGATTGTTTCAG GCCCTAGACCTAAGGAAGAGTTGTATGAGAAATTTGGAGAGAATTTGAATATCCAAATCAGAGAAAGAAAGGTTGGATACTTTTACAGGCGTTTCAAACTTCCAAATAATGCCATGGATAATACTGCAAGTGCATGTTATGATAATGGTATCTTGAGCATTATTATTGAATGCTCCCAATTCAATCCCATCAGACGTCTTGAAATTACCAATACTCCAAACTACTTTatcaataataaaaaaaacAACATCAACAAAATTAACTCCAACAGcattgataataataatgatcAAAATTAA
- a CDS encoding meiotic recombinase Dmc1, translated as MVTVPVTKSKGVSIQSSTNEDISDTILKPFQPIERLEELGINVTDINKLKAAGICTVLGVIQTTKKDLCNIKGLTELKVDKISDCASKLEVTNSFISASELYKIRKSILKINTGSEMLNRLLNGGIETMSITELFGENRTGKTQICHTISVTSQIINPTEPFKVCYIDTENTFRPEKIEKICERFDLDPMITLDNILYSKAYTNEHLLQLISNITSKMVEERFVLLIIDSIMSLFRVDYSGRGELAERQQRLNKLLSNLLKIAQQFNVAIVLTNHVISEPSGALSFISNPIKPAGGNVIGHASTCRLSLRKGKGNQRICKVYDSPNLPESECIFELSDSGIIDVTE; from the exons ATGGTGACGGTTCCTGTAACAAAGTCTAAAGGTGTTTCCATACAGTCTTCAACTAACGAAGACATTTCTGATACTATTCTCAAACCCTTTCAACCCATT GAGAGATTGGAGGAATTGGGGATAAATGTAACGGACataaataagttaaaaGCTGCTGGGATATGTACAGTATTGGGAGTAATTCAAACTACA aaGAAAGATTTATGTAACATCAAAGGCTTAACCGAATTGaaagttgataaaatttcagATTGCGCTTCGAAATTAGAAGTTACGAACTCTTTCATTTCAGCTTCTGAACTCTATAAAATAAGAAAATCTATTCTCAAAATTAATACAG gGAGTGAGATGTTGAATAGATTATTGAATGGTGGGATAGAGACGATGTCGATAACTGAATTATTTGGTGAAAATCGTACTGGTAAAACACAAATCTGCCATACCATTTCCGTTACTTCACAAATCATCAATCCTACCGAACCATTCAAA GTATGTTATATTGATACTGAGAATACATTTCGTCCTGAGAAGATAGAGAAGATTTGTGAGAGGTTTGATTTGGACCCAATGATTACTCTTgataacattttatactCTAAGGCTTATACTAATGAGCATTTACTGCAATTAATCAGCAACATTACTTCCAAA ATGGTAGAGGAACGATTTGTATTGCTGATAATTGACTCTATAATGTCACTATTTCGTGTTGATTATTCTGGCAGGGGTGAACTTGCTGAACGACAGCAACGacttaataaattactatcaaatttattaaaaattgcTCAACAATTTAACGTTGCTATTGTTTTAACTAATCATGTAATTTCTGAACCTTCTGGTGCTTTGTCTTTCATATCCAATCCTATCAAACCAG CTGGTGGGAATGTCATTGGTCATGCCTCCACATGTAGACTATCGTTAAGAAAAGGTAAAGGTAATCAAAGAATTTGTAAAGTTTATGATTCACCAAATCTACCAGAATCCGAATGCATTTTCGAATT ATCAGATTCAGGAATTATCGATGTTACTGAATAA
- a CDS encoding Sedlin domain protein: MNTFSNKIVFLSVINENDENVFSRKFAEVDESEMQFSAFASLDIIKELLSEQISMDYSIIDPYLGFISPTLIGLNFFKVYAYITATCLKFVLILNDMNLTSNTIRQLFEEINELYTRTICNPLLFNKLTNQSFLNKLDELVLKYNSQ, encoded by the exons ATGAATACatttagtaataaaatCGTTTTTTTATCAGTTATAAACGAAAAT GATGAGAATGTGTTCAGTCGTAAATTTGCTGAAGTTGATGAGTCGGAAATGCAATTTTCAGCTTTCGCATCACttgatattattaaagAATTAT TGTCGGAGCAGATATCGATGGATTATTCAATAATTGATCCGTATTTGGGATTTATAAGTCCAACGTTAATTGGTTTAAACTTCTTTAAAGTTTACGCGTACATCACTGCCACCTGCTTAAAATTTGTTCTCATACTCAATGATATGAATCTCACATCTAATACCATACGACAG CTGTTTGAGGAGATAAATGAATTATATACGAGAACAATTTGCAATcctttattatttaataagttAACAAATCAgagttttttaaacaaattag aTGAATTAGTATTAAAGTATAATTCACAATAA
- a CDS encoding putative integral membrane protein, whose amino-acid sequence MYTILRSIKFVRRYGRSLFLHQNFKYSTGNNTKIILRNKIPNLQRFSLDVDSDSFLVSPSRLTSSEYIYQYLSSGVSILFILLFIPFPFALFLYLTSKYRNLSHNLNEANTTQSNTSKTLFFNSKVKVINNSKSLLNLLDTKKPVIIYYFSQNNENSLQINIIKSVLSQIHTLLGDELEVVFVDINRFEGKINPVLKSELTKASNNLFHLLIPSDSEPLLTTLTPITSISSFLHSVKDILQSTPYKLKSSSKLNNNSNHLIEELDEDLTKLRNCLFELTLEEKDYNSLISQNDIKSMLKQCNTILI is encoded by the exons ATGTACACTATTTTGAGaagtattaaatttgtgAGAAGATACGGAAGAAGTTTGTTTTTACAccaaaatttcaaatattcTACTGGGAATAAcacaaaaataattttacgGAATAAAATTCCAAATCTTCAAAGATTTTCGCTTGATGTTGATTCAGATTCTTTCCTTGTTAGTCCTTCCCGATTAACTTCTTCCGAATACATCTACCAATACCTCTCTTCAG GCGTTTcaatattgtttattttattatttattccaTTTCCCTTtgctttatttttatatttaacatcGAAATACAGGAATTTATCCCACAA cTTAAATGAAGCCAATACAACCCAATcaaatacctctaaaactctattttttaattctaaAGTCAAAGTGATTAATAATTCCAAATCTTTACTAAACCTACTTGACACTAAGAAACCtgtgataatttattatttttctcaaaataatgaaaattctctgcaaattaacattattaaatctGTTTTATCTCAGATTCACACACTCCTCGG tgaTGAGCTGGAAGTTGTATTTGTTGACATAAATAGATTCGAGGGCAAGATAAATCCTGTATTAAAATCTGAACTAACAAAAGCTTCAAACAATTTATTCCACTTACTTATTCCATCAGATTCTGAACCTTTGCTAACGACTCTTACTCCAATCACTTCCATTTCATCATTCTTACACTCTGTCAAGGATATTCTACAGTCAACTCCCTATAAACTAAAGAGTTCcagtaaattaaacaataattCCAATCACTTGATTGAGGAATTGGATGAAGATTTGACTAAACTTAGAAATTGTTTATTTGAACTGACATTAGAGGAAAAAGATTACAATTCTTTAATTTCTCAAAATGACATCAAATCTATGCTTAAACAATGTAATACAATTCTAATTTAA
- the Senp1 gene encoding Ulp1 protease catalytic domain protein, which yields MKNSDNNTQNSTTNIPQMKNDLKGLGSFFGYYNKIIKKIKLISNPFNSKPTTTDGDTTSVGNIEENDAPTADNTSDAVDIVNSEDGGVEDLLDEFRGLKVSVRDEEINKLNEVLRKYREKDNKLKEKLNKLKVSAEEYDYFPKIGDKDHDIWDLKTLAVPYDVDTLNYIPILFYNKTVNGMNGNSIGSVRGSIVETLRRVREMEGVLVDKFGIEITKSNISCLFSNNWLNDEIINFYLQLLQDTNDGVVPDCYYFSTFFYERLSGSESSYDYSSVRRWTRRKKINIFQKDLLLIPINVSKVHWALGVVDMRRKWRRIMVFDSLGGTNPHFFKTIRQYLQDEHKDKFDCALSDVSEWKVRSGFHSEPYAPVQQNSYDCGLFLCQYAKSITMGREFSFTNYTSEFLRNLMIHEILTCNIIPIYFSHYFWK from the exons ATGAAGAATTCGGATAACAATACCCAAAACTCAACCACAAACATCCCTCAG ATGAAGAATGATTTGAAGGGGCTTGGTTCATTTTTTGGTtattacaataaaattatcaagaaaattaaactcATTTCAAACCCCTTCAACTCCAAACCTACTACCACTGATGGCGATACTACTAGTGTAGGGAATATTGAGGAAAATGATGCTCCCACTGCTGACAATACTAGCGATGCAGTCGATATTGTTAATAGCGAGGATGGAGGAGTTGAGGACCTACTGGACGAGTTTAGAGGTTTAAAAGTTAGCGTAAGAGATGAGgagataaataaattaaatgaagTGTTAAGAAAATATCGTGAAAAGGATAATAAGTTAAAGGAAAAgctaaataaattaaaagttTCAGCAGAGGAATATGACTACTTTCCAAAAATCGGTGATAAGGATCACGATATCTGGGACCTTAAAACGCTCGCAGTACCGTACGATGTTGATACTCTCAACTATATACCCATACTATTCTATAACAAAACTGTTAATGGTATGAATGGGAATAGTATTGGTAGTGTCAGGGGCAGTATAGTCGAGACTTTGAGGAGAGTTAGGGAAATGGAAGGAGTATTGGTGGATAAATTCGGAATAGAAATAACTAAATCTAATATTAGTTGTCTCTTCAGCAATAATTGGCTCAATGAtgaaattatcaatttctACCTACAACTACTACAAGACACAAATG aTGGCGTTGTACCGgattgttattattttagcACATTTTTCTATGAACGGTTATCTGGCAGCGAGTCCAGCTATGACTACAGTAGTGTACGACGGTGGACACGAAGGAAGAAGATTAATATATTCCAAAaggatttattattaataccaATAAATGTATCAAAAGTACACTGGGCCCTAGGAGTGGTTGACATGCGGAGAAAGTGGCGCAGAATAATGGTATTCGACTCTTTAGGAGGCACTAACCCACACTTTTTCAAAACTATCCGACAATACCTGCAAGATGAACataaagataaatttgattgtGCACTAAGCGACGTCAGTGAGTGGAAAGTTAGAAGCGGATTCCATTCTGAACCTTACGCGCCAGTCCAGCAAAATTCATACGACTGTGGATTATTCCTGTGTCAGTATGCCAAGAGCATAACAATGGGAAGAGAATTCAGCTTCACCAACTACACCTCGGAATTTCTCAGAAACCTCATGATACACGAAATTCTCACATGTAATATCATACCAATATATTtttcacattatttttgGAAGTAG
- the clpB1 gene encoding uncharacterized protein — translation MWNLAVILLLLKCVESFRNPMEHRFHLLLNTVDSPNSINNNALESKQLRDNFKTNATNQKNIFSLTDLIGTNENEHNPHDFSMCMITNTGQTAYNPVSDNDFVETKHDTKLMMMGNGGHVFNSQDYTDKAWEAITSLTEIANEFDSSYVEGDMLLYALVNGNDDVVTRVLTNVGIDPENLKKELENHLRKQIRMSGSFGDRKILGRILENVLNISKRYKSEFGDKYISVDHLLLGLAAEDTKFFRPYLTRNKVTLEKLKDSVLSIRGKRKITSRNTENSYKLLNKFSKDLTDMARNGKLDPVIGRDNEIRRTIEILSRRTKNNPVLLGDPGVGKTAIAEGLANRIVSGDVPDSLKNRKVLSLDIAAIVAGTMYRGEFEERLKEILSEIENSQGEIVMFIDEIHTLVGAGESQGSLDAGNILKPMLARGELRCIGATTLQEYRQKIEKDKALERRFQPIYIDEPNIEETINILRGLKERYEVHHGVRILDSTLIQAVLLSNRYITDRYLPDKAIDLIDEAAAKLKIQLSSKPLQLDIIERKLLQLEMEKISILNDNDNIGILSKNEKNDTLKPNDKLRLENIDKLVNELTKQKDELNEMWLKEKSLVDNIRNIKERIDIVKIEIDKAERDFDLNHAAELRFETLPDLENQLKTNVNNYENYIKQVMETGGNILLRDTVTKEDIANVVSKWTGIPLNKLIKSQKEKILQLNDELHKRIIGQQEAIDAVVNAVQRSRVGMNDPKKPIAALMFLGPTGVGKTELSKAIAEQLFDSEEAIIRFDMSEYMEKHSVSKLVGAPPGYIGYEQGGLLTEAIRRKPYSILLFDEIEKAHSDVYNILLQVLDDGRLTDSLGRKVNFTNSLIIFTSNLGSQSILELARHPEKRNEMKNKVMTSVRQTFSPEFLNRIDEFIVFDSLTKIELKKIVNMEMMKLSNRLAEKNIKLSIDDAAMSHIADIGYDPAYGARPLKRTIQKQIESPIAVGILSDQYKEHDNLLISYKDGKLTILPQ, via the exons ATGTGGAATTTGGCGGTAATACTACTATTACTAAAATGTGTGGAATCCTTCCGCAATCCTATGGAACACAGATTCCACCTATTATTAAATACAGTAGACAGTCCTAACagtataaataacaatGCTTTGGAATCCAAGCAACTCAGAGACAATTTCAAGACAAACGCCACAAATCAAAAAAATATCTTCTCCTTAACGGATCTCATTGGTACTAATGAAAATGAGCATAATCCTCATGATTTCTCCATGTGCATGATCACCAATACTGGGCAAACCGCCTACAATCCCGTCTCAG ataACGATTTTGTGGAGACTAAGCATGACACGAAGTTAATGATGATGGGTAATGGAGGACACGTGTTTAACTCTCAAGATTACACAGACAAGGCATGGGAGGCAATCACTTCATTAACTGAAATTGCAAATGAGTTTGACTCTTCTTATGTTGAAGGCGATATGTTACTATATGCCCTGGTTAACGGCAATGACGATGTGGTTACAAGGGTCCTAACTAATGTTGGAATTGATCCTGAAAACCTTAAAAAGGAACTTGAAAATCATCTTAGGAAACAAATAAGAATGTCAGGCTCATTCGGTGATCGCAAAATCCTAGGCAGAATCCTCGAAAATGTTCTCAACATCTCCAAACGATATAAATCAGAATTTGGC GACAAATATATAAGTGTTgatcatttattattggGATTGGCGGCTGAGGATACGAAATTCTTTAGACCTTATTTGACAAGGAATAAAGTAACacttgaaaaattaaaggatTCCGTTTTGTCCATTCGTGGTAAACGTAAAATCACTTCAAGAAACACCGAAAAC aGTTACAAGTTGTTGAATAAGTTTAGCAAAGACTTGACGGATATGGCCAGGAATGGTAAGTTGGATCCTGTGATAGGCCGTGATAATGAGATAAGACGTACTATTGAGATTCTCAGTAGACGCACTAAGAACAACCCTGTTCTTCTCGGTGATCCCGGTGTTGGTAAAACTGCCATTGCTGAGGGCTTAGCTAATCGTATTGTTTCTGGTGATGTTCCCGattctttaaaaaatcGGAAAGTCTTATCACTAGACATTGCTGCAATTGTTGCAG GTACAATGTACAGAGGAGAGTTTGAGGAGAGATTGAAGGAGATTTTGAGTGAGATAGAGAATTCTCAGGGCGAGATTGTCATGTTCATTGACGAGATTCATACTTTGGTTGGCGCTGGAGAGTCACAAGGTTCTCTGGACGCTGGAAATATTCTTAAACCAATGCTGGCGAGAGGTGAATTACGCTGCATTGGTGCCACTACACTTCAAGAATATAGACAAAAAATCGAAAAGGATAAGGCTCTAGAACGGAGATTTCAGCCTATTTAT ATCGATGAGCCGAATATAGAGGAGACGATAAATATACTGAGAGGATTAAAGGAACGTTATGAAGTTCATCATGGTGTTCGTATCCTCGACTCAACCCTAATTCAAGCTGTCCTATTATCCAATCGCTACATCAC TGATAGATATTTACCGGATAAGGCGATAGATTTGATTGATGAGGCTGCTGCGAAATTGAAGATTCAGTTGAGTAGTAAACCACTTCAATTGGATATCATTGAACGTAAACTACTGCAACTTGAAATGGAAAAGATTTCTATACTCAATGATAACGATAATATCG GAATATTATCTAAGAATGAGAAGAATGACACTTTGAAACCGAATGACAAATTGCGATTAGAAAATATCGACAAACTCGTCAATGAGTTAACCAAACAAAAG GATGAATTGAATGAGATGTGGTTGAAGGAGAAATCACTGGTGGATAACATAAGGAATATAAAGGAGAGGATTGACATTGTTAAGATCGAGATTGATAAGGCTGAGCGTGACTTTGATTTAAACCACGCCGCCGAATTGAGATTCGAAACTCTTCCAGATCTTGAAAATCAACTCAAAACCAATGTCAacaattatgaaaattacATCAAACAG GTGATGGAGACTGGCggtaatatattattaaggGATACTGTAACGAAAGAAGATATTGCAAATGTTGTTTCAAAATGGACTG GAATTCCattgaataaattgataaagAGTCAGAAGGAGAAGATCTTACAACTGAATGATGAATTGCATAAACGTATTATTGGACAGCAGGAAGCCATTGATGCCGTGGTTAATGCAGTCCAACGTTCCAGAGTTGGCATGAATGATCCTAAGAAGCCTATCGCTGCTCTCATGTTCCTTGGACCAACTGGCGTAGGAAAAACTGAACTATCAAAAGCCATTGCTGaacaattatttgattCTG AGGAAGCGATAATAAGATTTGATATGAGTGAATACATGGAGAAGCACAGTGTATCGAAATTAGTTGGTGCTCCTCCTGGCTATATCGGTTACGAACAGGGCGGTTTACTTACTGAAGCTATTCGTAGAAAACCCTATTCTATCTTATTATTTGATGAAAT TGAGAAAGCACATAGtgatgtgtataatatattattacaagTATTGGATGACGGAAGGTTAACAGATTCACTTGGTCGTAAGGTGAATTTCACGAATTCTCTGATCATCTTTACTTCAAACCTTGGCAGTCAAAGTATTCTTGAACTTGCAAGGCATCCAGAAAAGAGAAATGAAATGAAAAACAAAGTCATGACCTCTGTTCGACAGACTTTTTCACCTGAATTTCTTAATCGCATTGACGAATTCATCGTTTTCGATTCATTAACTAAAATAG AATTGAAGAAGATAGTGAATATGGAGATGATGAAGTTGAGTAACAGATTAGCGGAAAAGAATATAAAACTATCAATAGATGATGCAGCGATGAGTCACATTGCTGATATTGGGTATGATCCAGCATATGGTGCACGTCCACTAAAACGCACAATTCAAAAACAAATCGAGTCGCCAATCGCAGTTGGAATTCTCTCCGACCAATATAAAGAACATGACAATCTACTCATCTCATACAAAGATGGAAAATTAACCATACTCCCACAATAA